A region of the Sodalis ligni genome:
AATGATCGGATCGTAGCCCGCCCCGTGGAGCTGCAGACAGGTATGGCTACCAATGTAACCGCTACCACCCGTTACTAATATTGACATTAGCTGGTCCTCTATCCTTCCATGGGGTTAAATTATCATGTCACATCGCCTCAAAAGGTGATCTTGTCGATATAAATGAAATCGATTACACATGATTTTAGCTGAAATTTGCGACCTCGCCTACAGCATTAACAGGAAGTATCAGGGGAGAAGAGGGCGCCGTACCGTACGGCATGGGAGCGAGGAATATGGTAACGCTTACATTACTGAAAACCCAGGCCAATGGAAAGGACCGGCCCGAGAGATGTGGCGATTATAACGTCTCGAACCGATAGCGGTAGATGTCCCCTTGCGGCACAAAGGTCAGCCGGTGGGTGATGCATTCGGGCGCATCTTCCGCATGGTGTGAAACGAATAGCAGCTGGGTATCCCCTTCGCCGATAAGCACATCTACCCAGCGGCGCACCAGCGCGCGGTTCAGGGGATCGAGACCCTGCAAAGGTTCATCAAGGATCAGCAGGGCCGGATGTTTGACCATGGCGCGGGCAATCAGCACCAACCGCTGCTGCCCCCAGGATAAGCTGTGGAAAGGCGCGTCCGCCGCGCCGGTCAGTCCCAATAAGTCCAGCCACTGCCGGGTTAACAACTGCTGGCGTTCCGATACCGCCTGGTAGATGCCGATGGAGTCGAAAAATCCCGACAAAATGACGCTGCGGGCAGTGGCGCTGACCCGGTAATCCAGGTGCAGGCTGCTGCTGACATAGCCGATATGGCGTTTGATATCCCAGATGGTTTCACCGCTGCCGCGACGGCGGCCGAACAGCGTGAGATCGTTACTGTAGCCTTGAGGCTGGTCTCCGGTGACCAGGCTCAACAGGGTGGATTTACCGGCTCCGTTCGGCCCGACGATTTGCCAGTGCTGGCCCGGCAGCACCTGCCAGTCCAGGTGGTGCAGGATGGGACGATCCTGATAGGTGACGACGCCGTTGCGCAAGGTAATCAAGGGTTCGCCGGCGGGCAGGGGGTTTTTTTGCCCCGGCGCCTCGGTGTCGGGCAATTGGATGCCGTTCATTGATTCGGCATGGGCCAACTGGGCCACCAGCGCTTGTGCCAGCAGCGTTTCGCGATCGCCGGTACAGGTTAATTCACAATCCGCCAAGATCCCCACATTGCCGATATAGGCCGGAATGTCGTCGAACCGGTTGAGTATCAGCACCAGGGCCATGCTGCCGTCTCCCAGACCATGCAGCATGTCGCTCAGCTGGGCGCGGGAGGCCACATCAAGGCCGTCGAAGGGCTCATCCAGGATCAGGATATCGGGTTTGGCCATCAGCGCCTGGCACAATAAGGTTTTACGCGTTTCGCCGGTGGAAAGGTATTTGAAACGCCGGGACAGCAGATGGGTGATGCCGAATTGTGTCGCCAGCGTTTGGCACAGCGCCGGGTCTTTATAATCCTGCTGGATAATTTCTCCGGCGGTCCGGCCGGTATCCTCCTCCCCTTCGCTTAACAGATCGGTGTTATTGCGCTGCCACTCCTCCGCCACCAGCTTTTGCAGCTGTTCAAAGGAGAGCCTGGCTATGCGCCGGTAGTCGCTGCGCCGGGAGCCGGACATAAGGGGGAGTTCATCCGCCAGCGCCCGCGCCAACGCGGATTTGCCGCTGCCGTTGGCGCCGACAAACGCCCAGCCTTCACCGGCACGAATGTCCAGCTGTGGGATGGATAACGTACGTGTATCGCTAAGACGAAATAATCCTTGCGAAATATGCAATGACGGCATCGATTGTTCCTTTTTATGCAACTGATGCCGTCAGCATCAATATTTTACCCGCCGATGTCAACTTTTTTGCCGCCTTCAGCACAGC
Encoded here:
- the modF gene encoding molybdate ABC transporter ATP-binding protein ModF, which encodes MPSLHISQGLFRLSDTRTLSIPQLDIRAGEGWAFVGANGSGKSALARALADELPLMSGSRRSDYRRIARLSFEQLQKLVAEEWQRNNTDLLSEGEEDTGRTAGEIIQQDYKDPALCQTLATQFGITHLLSRRFKYLSTGETRKTLLCQALMAKPDILILDEPFDGLDVASRAQLSDMLHGLGDGSMALVLILNRFDDIPAYIGNVGILADCELTCTGDRETLLAQALVAQLAHAESMNGIQLPDTEAPGQKNPLPAGEPLITLRNGVVTYQDRPILHHLDWQVLPGQHWQIVGPNGAGKSTLLSLVTGDQPQGYSNDLTLFGRRRGSGETIWDIKRHIGYVSSSLHLDYRVSATARSVILSGFFDSIGIYQAVSERQQLLTRQWLDLLGLTGAADAPFHSLSWGQQRLVLIARAMVKHPALLILDEPLQGLDPLNRALVRRWVDVLIGEGDTQLLFVSHHAEDAPECITHRLTFVPQGDIYRYRFETL